One Actinomycetospora corticicola genomic window, CGGCGGCGGTGCTCGAGCAGGCCGGCATCCCCGAGGACCGGCGCGTCGCCGGCCTCGGCGCCCGCCAGAAGGAGGCGCTGGTCTCGGCCCTTGGCTGAGTCCACCCATCACGACGACGGGCCCGGTCACCTCGCGAGGTGACCGGGCCCGTCGTCGTCGTGCGGGATGTCGCGGCGCTCAGTCGGTGCCGGCGGGCAGGTCCTTGCTCACCGAGCCGAGGCTCGTGCCGATCGCCCAGCTGCCGAACGAGAGCTTGCCGGCCTGTCCGATCGAGGTGTCGCGGTAGATGCCGGTCTTCACGTAGCTGTCCTTGCCGGGGTACAGCGTCCCGGACGGCGGGGCGAAGTCGGCGAAGCGCTGGACGCCGTCCTGCCAGGCGCTGACGGTGCCGTCGGAGGACGAGAACTTCACCTTGAGCACGAGGTGGGTCCACTGGCCCGGCGTGGCGTCGCCGACGACCTTCGAGAACCCGCCGCCGTCACCGTCGATCAGGAACTTGCCGTCCTGCACCTTCAGCTCGAGCGGCGGCGTCCCGGTGCCGTCGTTCTTGAACTGCGTGATCACCTGCCAGTCGGAGGTGTTCACCGGGAAATCGGGCGCGAGCCGGACCGAGAAGCCGAAGTAGTACTCGTCGCCCTCCGACAGGCTCTTGAAGTCCGGCTCCACCTCGGAGCGCTTGCCGCCGCCGGGCATGAGGAAGTTCAGCAGGCCGCCGGCCAGCGTCGGCGACTTCGCGCCCTGGTTGTTCCACGGCGTCGACTTGAAGTTGGCGAGGCCGGCCTCGCGGAAGTCCGCCGACCACAGCGTGCGGCCGCCGTCGTCGCGCGGGGCGGGCTTCGTGGTCGTGGCGGGCGCCGCGGTCGTCGTGGCGGTGGGGGCGGGCGCCGTGGTGTGCGGGCTGACGCGCGGTGCCACGGCCTCCGAGACCCCGGCGGGGGCGACGGCCTGGGTGTCCGGGCGGACGAACTCGCCGGTGTCGGCGGGCGGATCGGCCAGGAAGGTCGGGCCCGTGCTCGCCGCGGCGACGCTCGCTCCGGCGAGGGCGCCGAAGAGGGCCAGGGCGCCGGCGGCGCGGGTCGTGGTGAGGGCCCGCACCCGCGGGGCGCGGTGGGCCCGCGGCGGCGTCGGCAGGGGGCCGGTCCGCGGCGCGGCGGTCGGCGGGCCCGACGGAGCCGCGGCCGGGGTGGCGGGCCCGTCCACGCCGCCCCGGGCCTCGGCGGCGGCGCGGGCGATGGCGGCGAGGTCGAGCGGGGTGGTCGCCGGGTCGCCGCGGTGCCGACCACCGCCGTACGGGCGGGGTCCGGTCGCCGGGGCGTCCAGCGCTGCGGGCCAGGACCCCGTGCGGGGGGTCGGGGACCCGGAGCGATGTCGAGCCATGGGTCGGTCCTCGGTCGTGGCGCACGGGACCCGGTCGAGGGGGAGCGAGCCGGTGTCGCGACGGGTCGCGACGTGTCCGCCTGTCCCGCACCGGTTTCGGGGGGCCGGGCTCGCCGGGACAGGCGGGCGCGTCGAGTCCGGGACCGGAACCGCAGTGGGAACCGGTCGATCACCACCGTAGGGACTCCCCGGTGATCCCGTCGTGCGGGCGTGGGCCCCGCGCGCGAGGCCTTCATCACGAATCGGTCACGTTCTTCCTGCTCACGGCCGGATCTCCCGAACGGGACGTGCAGGTCACGTCGACGGCCGCGGTCGGAGCGTGACGCAGTTCACTCTCAAGTTGCTCCGAACGGCCTCCGACCTGCGCGTCCGCCGGTTGGGGGCCGATCGTCGGCGTCCGTACCATCGTCGGCCGAGGCCCCC contains:
- a CDS encoding heparin lyase I family protein, giving the protein MARHRSGSPTPRTGSWPAALDAPATGPRPYGGGRHRGDPATTPLDLAAIARAAAEARGGVDGPATPAAAPSGPPTAAPRTGPLPTPPRAHRAPRVRALTTTRAAGALALFGALAGASVAAASTGPTFLADPPADTGEFVRPDTQAVAPAGVSEAVAPRVSPHTTAPAPTATTTAAPATTTKPAPRDDGGRTLWSADFREAGLANFKSTPWNNQGAKSPTLAGGLLNFLMPGGGKRSEVEPDFKSLSEGDEYYFGFSVRLAPDFPVNTSDWQVITQFKNDGTGTPPLELKVQDGKFLIDGDGGGFSKVVGDATPGQWTHLVLKVKFSSSDGTVSAWQDGVQRFADFAPPSGTLYPGKDSYVKTGIYRDTSIGQAGKLSFGSWAIGTSLGSVSKDLPAGTD